A stretch of DNA from Anaerobacillus isosaccharinicus:
GTTGCATGTCATTTATATAACTAAAATGAACTTATAAATGACTAAATTAGAAAAAACTTATTAGGAGGAAACACAATTGTTTAAACAGAAATCACTTTTAACAACTTTAGCATTACTTTTAATCTTCTCACTATTTCTAGTTGCCTGTGGAGGAACTACAACAGATCCTACTGAGGAAGAGAAAGCACCAGCAGACCAAGAAGAAGCAACAGGAGAACCAAAAAAAGGTGGTAGTATTGTCCTAGGTTCATCTGGTGAACCAGTACTTTTCAACCCGCTTTACCACCAGGACTCAGCAAGTGCTGACGTTACTGACTTAGTATTTGCAGGTTTAATGCAATCAAATGAAAACTTAGAGATGGTACCTTACATTGCTGAGGATTTTCCTGAGATTTCTGAAGATGGTTTAGAATTAACATATAAAATTCGTGAAGGTGTCCTTTTCCATGATGGACAAGAATTAACTGCAGATGACGTAGTATTTACGTATAACATCTTTAAAGATGAAGACTATACTGGACCACGAGCATCAAGCTTTGTGGATTTAGAAAAAGTAGAAGCTTTAAATGAATACGAAGTAAAATTTACATTATCTGAGGCTGATGCGAGCTTTCCGACATTAACTACGTACGGAATTTTACCAAAGCATATTTTAGGTGATGTACCTGTAGCAGATTTAGGTGAATATCGTGAGTTTAATATCGAAAACCCAGTTGGTGCTGGACCTTTTAAATTTGTTAGCTTTACTACTGGACAAAGCTTAGAATTAGAAGCATTCGAGGAGTATTTTGAAGGACGTCCAAACCTTGATAAAGTAACATTCCGTTTTGCTTCTGACTCAAATGCTTTAGTTTTATTAATGCAAACTGGTGATATTGATTGGATGATCGCACCACCTTCAGAAATTGCTACAATTGAAACGTTCAATCATGCAAGAGTTTCTAACACGTTAGCATTACGTTATGACTATATTGCTTGGAATCAACTAAATCCATTGTTCCAAGATGTAAAAGTTCGTCAAGCGTTAACACATGCCATTGATCGTCAAGAAATTGTTGAAACGATTATGGAAGGGAACGCAACAGTTGCTCATGCACCTGTATCACCATTAAGCTGGGCTTATAATGACAATGTTCCTAAATTTGAATTTGATCCAGAAAGAGCAACTCAATTATTATCTGAAGCTGGTTGGGAGCCAGGTCCAGATGGAATCTTGCAAAAAGATGGTGAAAGGTTCTCTTTCACAATCCTATCTAATAGTGGTAACGTTGTTCGTCGTGATATTGGAATTATTGCTCAACAATACCTTGGACAAGTTGGTATTGAAGTGAAAGCAGAACAAATGGAGTGGGGAGCATTCTTAGATAAGATCAACCCACCAAACTATGACTTTGATGCAATTGTATTAGCTTGGGGCTTAGCGTTAGATCCAGATCCTACTGCTATTTGGCATTCAAAAGAAATTGAACAAGGTTTAAATAATATTAGTTACCGAAATGACCGAGTTGATGAAATTGCTGATCTAAACAAGACAATACTTGATCAAACAGAACGTGCAGCAGCATTAGGTGAAATTTGGGAAATCCTTGCCCAAGAGCAACCATACACGTTTATGTACTATCCACAACAATTTATTTCACTAAATAAAGATGTTCAAGGATTTACACATCATCCACGTGTAAATATGTACAAAGTAAATGAATGGTGGTTAGACCGAAACTAATGTAACTTTGTTAAACTAAGGTTTTTAAAACTAATCATTGTGTAGACGAGGGGGATTTTTGTTCCCCTTCTTACATGCAAAATTTGAAGTAAAGGAGTTTGAAGATGACGACATATATTATTCGCCGATTAATCATGATGATTCCTATTTTATTTGGAATTTCGCTTATCTCCTTTGCGATTATGTATGCAGCTCCAGGAAAGCCTGCGGTTATGGATCTAGACCCAAGTATCTCAGTTGAAGACCGTGAGAAACAAATGGAAAAGTTGGGATTAAATGATCCGCCTCACATTCAATACCTTAATTGGATGGGGAATGTTTTAAAAGGAGACTTTGGTACATCGTTTACAAAAAAGCAACCTGTTAAAGATATGATTTTAGACCGGTTACCTAACACACTCATTTTGATGGTGTTTTCAACAATATTAGCAGTAATTATTGCGATACCATTTGGTGTATTATCTGCT
This window harbors:
- a CDS encoding peptide-binding protein, which encodes MFKQKSLLTTLALLLIFSLFLVACGGTTTDPTEEEKAPADQEEATGEPKKGGSIVLGSSGEPVLFNPLYHQDSASADVTDLVFAGLMQSNENLEMVPYIAEDFPEISEDGLELTYKIREGVLFHDGQELTADDVVFTYNIFKDEDYTGPRASSFVDLEKVEALNEYEVKFTLSEADASFPTLTTYGILPKHILGDVPVADLGEYREFNIENPVGAGPFKFVSFTTGQSLELEAFEEYFEGRPNLDKVTFRFASDSNALVLLMQTGDIDWMIAPPSEIATIETFNHARVSNTLALRYDYIAWNQLNPLFQDVKVRQALTHAIDRQEIVETIMEGNATVAHAPVSPLSWAYNDNVPKFEFDPERATQLLSEAGWEPGPDGILQKDGERFSFTILSNSGNVVRRDIGIIAQQYLGQVGIEVKAEQMEWGAFLDKINPPNYDFDAIVLAWGLALDPDPTAIWHSKEIEQGLNNISYRNDRVDEIADLNKTILDQTERAAALGEIWEILAQEQPYTFMYYPQQFISLNKDVQGFTHHPRVNMYKVNEWWLDRN